One Aquisediminimonas profunda genomic region harbors:
- a CDS encoding chorismate mutase gives MIKDPEDCMTMADVRAGVDKVDEALVSLLARRFGYMAAAARIKSDRAQVRDETRKAQVIANAQRKARDAGIPEPLVAALWETLVESSISYETVLFDQKSMTSA, from the coding sequence ATGATCAAAGACCCTGAAGATTGCATGACAATGGCGGACGTCAGGGCCGGCGTCGACAAGGTTGATGAGGCTCTCGTCTCCCTTCTGGCCCGGCGCTTTGGCTATATGGCCGCGGCCGCGCGCATAAAGTCCGATCGCGCACAGGTGCGTGATGAAACGCGCAAGGCTCAAGTTATTGCCAATGCGCAGCGGAAGGCGCGCGATGCGGGTATCCCCGAACCCCTTGTCGCGGCTCTGTGGGAGACGTTGGTCGAAAGCTCAATCAGTTATGAAACAGTGTTGTTCGATCAAAAGTCGATGACCTCAGCCTGA
- a CDS encoding EamA family transporter encodes MSRIQKAAMPLSHFSLALAVMAVWGSNFVVIKTALQHLTPLLLAALRFTFAFFPLAFFLKRPAVSLGNLASYGLLIGVGQFGLLFIAMRHDITPGLASLVVQVQVFFTIGFSMRMTGEHVHRFQFVALLLAIAGIGMIATHAEGSATALGLFLVIGAAMSWAGGNIVSRAAGQVNMLSYVVWASIFAVPPLFLLSFLFEGWPAMQAGVQDADMMTWAAVLWQSVGNTMFGYAAWGWLLSRHPAATITPMALLVPVFGIGASALLLGEALPAWKLLAAALVMSGLAVGLLWPRYTAMRRFQ; translated from the coding sequence GTGAGCAGGATCCAGAAGGCTGCGATGCCGTTGTCCCATTTTTCCTTGGCATTGGCCGTGATGGCAGTCTGGGGCAGCAACTTTGTTGTCATCAAAACCGCGTTGCAGCATTTGACGCCACTATTGCTTGCGGCATTGCGCTTTACATTTGCATTCTTCCCGCTTGCTTTCTTTCTCAAGCGGCCTGCGGTTTCACTGGGCAATCTGGCGAGTTACGGGCTGCTTATCGGTGTCGGCCAGTTCGGGTTGCTGTTTATTGCGATGCGGCACGATATCACTCCTGGCCTTGCATCGCTGGTGGTGCAGGTCCAGGTATTTTTCACAATCGGCTTTTCGATGCGCATGACTGGCGAACATGTTCATCGATTCCAGTTTGTAGCGCTCCTGCTGGCCATCGCAGGCATTGGAATGATCGCGACACATGCTGAAGGGAGTGCGACCGCACTGGGGCTTTTTCTGGTGATCGGTGCGGCAATGAGCTGGGCAGGCGGCAATATCGTTTCGCGTGCCGCGGGGCAGGTCAATATGTTGTCCTATGTCGTCTGGGCGAGCATTTTCGCCGTGCCCCCATTGTTTCTTTTGTCGTTCCTGTTCGAAGGTTGGCCAGCAATGCAAGCTGGCGTCCAAGATGCCGACATGATGACTTGGGCTGCTGTCCTCTGGCAATCCGTCGGGAATACGATGTTTGGCTATGCTGCCTGGGGCTGGCTGCTGTCGCGACATCCCGCAGCAACGATAACGCCGATGGCACTGCTTGTGCCAGTCTTCGGAATAGGTGCATCGGCGCTGTTGCTGGGCGAAGCTTTGCCAGCATGGAAGCTCCTCGCGGCTGCACTGGTTATGTCTGGCCTAGCAGTCGGTTTGCTATGGCCGCGCTATACAGCAATGAGGCGATTTCAATGA
- a CDS encoding potassium transporter Kup, translating to MIDHQDSSKAKVAPLAALTIGAVGVVFGDIGTSPLYAFREALGQTAGGGINAAEILGVLSLMIWALILVVTVKYVSFLMRADNNGEGGVLSLMALAKRATGGWKSVIALGAVGAALFYGDAIITPALSVLSAVEGLRTLPGLDAALSERSIMNIALAILVGLFAIQSRGTANVSRLFGPVCAIWFLTIGALGLLHLYDAPSILLAFNPSLGVSFLLQHGMTGLFVLGAVFLTVTGAEALTADMGHFGRLPIKLGWFLLVFPSLVLNYLGQGAFALAQLGEATAAGKTFANADWFFLMAPEPVRPWVVVIATLATIIASQAVITGAYSLTQQAISLGLLPRLKILQTSEEHFGQIYVPVINWLLLAGVAVLIIQFRTSTSMAAAYGIAVTGTMVATTCLAFIVLWKLWNWRLASALAFIAPFLLLDLFFFGANILRVVEGGWVPLVIASIIGLLIHIWVKGKIFLSRETHWNSVGMIDLAKALSARPPRRVEGTAVFLTSEPEVAPVALLHNLKHNRILHNQNIILTVRTVTRPRVDESERVSVTPIDENFSQVEITYGYMEVADVPSDLYRTGKVLSDRGGTSFFVGRNMLSPSRDVGLPFWQDLIFIFLHKNASDPTVYYNIPINRVIEMGSRVEV from the coding sequence ATGATCGACCATCAGGATTCAAGCAAGGCGAAAGTAGCGCCCTTGGCCGCACTGACAATCGGCGCGGTAGGTGTCGTGTTCGGAGATATCGGAACAAGCCCGCTCTATGCCTTTCGCGAGGCACTTGGCCAGACGGCAGGCGGCGGCATCAATGCGGCTGAAATTCTCGGCGTCCTCAGCCTCATGATCTGGGCTCTGATCCTTGTGGTGACCGTCAAATATGTCTCCTTTCTCATGCGTGCCGACAATAACGGTGAAGGTGGCGTGCTCTCGTTGATGGCGCTCGCAAAGCGCGCAACCGGAGGGTGGAAGAGTGTCATTGCCCTTGGCGCAGTTGGAGCGGCGCTCTTTTACGGCGATGCTATCATTACGCCGGCACTCTCCGTTCTTTCGGCGGTCGAGGGACTCCGGACCTTGCCAGGACTGGATGCGGCGCTGAGTGAGCGGAGCATCATGAATATTGCGCTTGCCATTCTAGTCGGGCTGTTCGCGATCCAATCGCGCGGAACGGCGAATGTATCTCGACTTTTCGGCCCTGTTTGCGCGATCTGGTTCCTCACAATTGGCGCGCTCGGTTTGCTGCATCTGTATGATGCGCCATCAATCCTGTTGGCGTTCAATCCGTCCTTGGGGGTGAGCTTCCTCCTTCAGCATGGCATGACCGGCCTGTTCGTCCTTGGGGCGGTGTTTCTGACTGTCACAGGAGCGGAGGCCTTGACGGCTGACATGGGTCATTTCGGCCGTTTGCCAATCAAACTCGGCTGGTTTCTGCTTGTCTTCCCTTCGCTTGTGCTGAATTACCTCGGCCAGGGGGCATTTGCGCTTGCGCAGTTGGGAGAAGCAACCGCCGCCGGCAAGACATTTGCCAACGCAGACTGGTTCTTCTTGATGGCGCCCGAACCAGTCCGGCCATGGGTCGTCGTTATCGCCACTCTAGCAACGATCATTGCCAGCCAGGCCGTGATCACCGGGGCCTATTCTCTTACCCAACAAGCGATTTCGCTAGGCTTGCTGCCGCGGCTCAAGATCCTGCAAACAAGCGAAGAGCATTTCGGCCAGATCTACGTACCGGTCATAAACTGGCTGCTTTTGGCTGGTGTTGCCGTCTTGATCATCCAGTTCCGCACCTCGACATCCATGGCGGCGGCTTATGGCATTGCTGTGACCGGGACGATGGTCGCCACCACCTGCCTTGCCTTCATTGTTCTTTGGAAGCTATGGAATTGGCGCCTTGCCTCTGCTCTGGCATTTATCGCTCCCTTCCTGTTGCTAGATCTCTTCTTTTTTGGGGCAAACATCCTGCGCGTCGTCGAAGGCGGATGGGTCCCGCTTGTTATCGCCTCAATCATCGGGCTGTTGATTCATATCTGGGTGAAGGGAAAGATCTTCCTTTCGAGAGAAACCCACTGGAACAGCGTTGGGATGATAGACCTGGCCAAGGCGCTCTCTGCCCGTCCACCCAGGCGCGTCGAGGGGACAGCAGTGTTCTTGACGTCTGAGCCGGAGGTTGCTCCTGTCGCGCTCCTCCACAACCTCAAGCATAACCGGATTCTCCACAATCAGAACATCATCCTGACCGTCCGTACTGTCACCAGGCCGCGGGTGGACGAAAGCGAAAGGGTGTCCGTCACGCCCATCGACGAAAATTTCAGCCAGGTGGAAATCACCTATGGTTATATGGAAGTCGCGGACGTCCCGAGCGATCTTTATCGAACCGGAAAGGTTCTGTCTGATCGCGGCGGTACATCCTTCTTTGTCGGGCGCAACATGCTATCCCCAAGCCGTGATGTCGGCCTGCCATTCTGGCAGGATCTGATCTTCATCTTCTTGCACAAGAACGCGTCCGACCCGACCGTTTACTATAACATTCCAATCAATCGTGTGATTGAAATGGGCTCCAGGGTAGAAGTTTGA
- a CDS encoding copper chaperone PCu(A)C, with the protein MRPFAAMSVILALAACQQSAPKAASVDSAWVRLPAVAGRPGAAYFTIHGGAVEDRLMAVGSPQAIRAEMHDMSMDGGVMKMAAIEGGLAVPAKGEVAFTSGGKHVMLFDISPQALPGGKMTLTFTMASGQKLETEAAVVAAGDEEPKAL; encoded by the coding sequence ATGCGCCCTTTTGCAGCGATGTCAGTAATACTTGCGCTTGCAGCCTGCCAGCAGTCGGCGCCGAAGGCTGCGAGCGTGGATAGCGCCTGGGTGCGCCTGCCTGCCGTCGCCGGACGGCCTGGTGCGGCCTATTTCACGATCCACGGCGGTGCAGTCGAAGATCGGCTGATGGCCGTCGGTTCGCCCCAGGCTATCCGGGCTGAAATGCATGACATGTCGATGGATGGCGGCGTCATGAAGATGGCGGCAATCGAAGGGGGGCTTGCCGTTCCGGCCAAGGGCGAAGTCGCTTTTACCAGCGGTGGCAAGCATGTCATGCTGTTCGACATCTCGCCACAGGCGCTGCCGGGAGGCAAGATGACGCTGACATTTACAATGGCAAGCGGGCAGAAGCTGGAGACGGAGGCTGCCGTCGTTGCAGCAGGCGATGAGGAACCGAAAGCACTCTGA
- the ppa gene encoding inorganic diphosphatase, translated as MRIELIPAGDNPPESINVLIEVPIGGEPVKYEIDKASGALFVDRILHTSMRYPANYGFVPHTLGEDGDPLDALVIARSPIVPGAVIRVRPVGVLLMEDDKGGDEKLITVPVDTTFPYYSEIGGHDDLPPIVTQQIEHFFQHYKDLEPGKWAKLKGWGDAETAKRIIVECIERAQKEGA; from the coding sequence ATGAGAATCGAACTAATCCCGGCGGGCGACAACCCCCCTGAAAGTATCAACGTCCTGATCGAAGTGCCCATCGGTGGGGAGCCGGTGAAATATGAGATCGACAAGGCTTCAGGCGCTTTGTTCGTCGACCGCATCCTGCACACATCGATGCGCTATCCTGCGAATTACGGCTTTGTTCCGCATACGCTGGGTGAAGATGGCGATCCGCTGGATGCCTTGGTGATCGCCCGCTCTCCAATCGTGCCCGGTGCCGTCATCCGGGTGCGCCCGGTTGGTGTCCTTCTCATGGAAGATGACAAGGGTGGCGATGAAAAGCTGATCACTGTCCCTGTTGATACGACCTTCCCCTATTATTCGGAAATTGGCGGGCATGATGACCTGCCGCCGATCGTGACACAGCAGATCGAGCACTTCTTCCAGCACTACAAGGATCTCGAGCCCGGCAAATGGGCAAAACTCAAGGGATGGGGCGACGCCGAAACCGCCAAGCGCATCATAGTCGAGTGCATTGAACGGGCCCAAAAGGAAGGCGCATGA
- a CDS encoding sensor histidine kinase, which yields MSTATIAVVTCISALLSDQLSLANLAFLFLLPVIAVSGRYGMSQGFITAALSTLAFNFFLVPPRYTLHIADTDNVVTLVILLVVAFAVSNFAARLQAQAGIARQKAAESEALSNLTANLGKQTSESAMRQCLVEALASETQCTVTVTEADEALGELVATSPIDLAAARWALAHGDAAGRGTPIMSSADNLFFASRIDGERALLVQLWRADTLVPVSFARLPFIQAMADRCSEAIARFGISMARRTLEARAEQDAMREALLASFGHDMRTPLTTIKSGLAALKDEPGNLTALQAASEGADRLERLFSNLVDLARIRAGAISLRLEPIEIADSIASALDALKRQTADHEIIYDIPASVPLVRSDERLLHHILVNLIDNACKFSPPGGPIEIALEMSDGGLSVIVRDTGPGLGNAKVRDVFLPFNRGISTSSVPGTGLGLAIVAGYAKALGIDVQCSNRSEGNGAEFMIHFPTANLVSELKEAGL from the coding sequence GTGAGTACGGCCACCATCGCCGTCGTGACCTGCATTAGCGCGTTACTCTCGGATCAATTGAGCCTCGCCAATCTGGCCTTTCTGTTTCTTCTGCCTGTTATTGCGGTTTCCGGCCGGTACGGGATGTCCCAGGGTTTCATCACAGCGGCATTGTCCACTTTGGCCTTCAATTTCTTCCTCGTGCCACCCCGTTACACGCTCCATATCGCTGACACGGATAATGTCGTCACACTTGTAATCCTTCTCGTCGTTGCATTTGCTGTCAGCAATTTCGCAGCGCGCCTCCAAGCCCAAGCAGGCATTGCACGCCAAAAGGCCGCCGAAAGTGAGGCGCTGTCGAATCTCACTGCGAACCTCGGCAAACAGACGAGTGAAAGCGCGATGCGCCAATGCCTCGTGGAAGCCCTAGCGTCGGAAACACAATGCACTGTCACCGTCACCGAAGCCGATGAGGCATTGGGTGAGCTGGTAGCAACGAGCCCGATTGATCTGGCCGCTGCGCGTTGGGCACTGGCTCATGGTGACGCTGCCGGCCGGGGGACACCGATAATGTCCAGCGCCGACAATCTCTTCTTCGCATCCAGGATTGACGGCGAACGCGCCCTGCTTGTCCAACTTTGGCGAGCGGATACGTTGGTCCCGGTCTCATTTGCGAGACTGCCATTCATCCAAGCAATGGCAGATCGCTGCAGCGAGGCCATTGCAAGATTTGGGATTTCAATGGCTCGTCGCACGTTGGAAGCGCGCGCCGAACAGGATGCGATGCGCGAAGCATTGCTCGCGTCATTTGGTCATGACATGCGAACACCCCTTACAACCATAAAATCGGGACTTGCAGCACTCAAGGATGAGCCGGGCAATTTGACGGCACTTCAAGCCGCGAGCGAGGGCGCTGACCGACTTGAACGGCTTTTTTCAAACCTGGTCGATCTGGCACGCATTCGCGCCGGAGCGATATCGTTGCGCCTTGAGCCGATAGAAATCGCCGATTCCATCGCGTCTGCGCTTGACGCGCTGAAGCGTCAGACTGCGGATCATGAAATCATCTATGACATACCTGCGTCAGTGCCATTGGTTCGCTCTGACGAGCGCCTGCTCCATCACATTTTAGTGAATCTTATCGATAACGCCTGTAAATTTTCGCCACCCGGTGGGCCAATCGAAATCGCTCTGGAGATGAGTGACGGTGGCCTTTCAGTGATAGTGCGCGACACTGGTCCGGGGCTAGGCAACGCCAAAGTGAGAGACGTGTTTTTGCCATTCAACAGGGGAATCAGTACTTCGTCAGTGCCCGGCACTGGCCTTGGACTGGCTATCGTGGCGGGATATGCAAAGGCACTGGGAATCGACGTGCAATGCAGCAACAGGAGCGAGGGCAACGGTGCCGAATTCATGATCCACTTTCCAACTGCCAACCTTGTAAGTGAATTGAAGGAGGCCGGTTTGTGA
- a CDS encoding DMT family transporter, with the protein MSSSDHTSTAIPYGMATLGIATFSTMDVVMKGLSISLGAYNAMLWRMLAGIILGGLLFLVSGTRLPARSTFRLHALRGTIAAFMATCFFWGLARVPLAEAIALSFIAPLITLYLAAVLLGEKISRGAIFATILGFLGVLVILSARVTGDYQPEVLKGSAAILVSAVLYAYNLVLQRKQAQLASPIEIVFFQNLTAGAVLLLAAPWLAVVPAVSHAPAIVGSTVLAIVSLLLLSWAYARAEAQVLVSVEYTAFVWAAIFGWYFFSEAVSLATLIGTVLIVGGCFIAARQKSGSKPSHVEVVAL; encoded by the coding sequence ATGTCGAGTTCTGACCACACATCGACGGCCATCCCATATGGCATGGCAACGCTAGGCATTGCCACATTTTCGACGATGGATGTGGTGATGAAAGGCCTGTCAATAAGCCTTGGTGCCTATAATGCGATGCTGTGGCGGATGCTGGCGGGTATCATCCTGGGGGGGCTTTTGTTCCTGGTTTCCGGGACGCGGCTGCCGGCTCGATCGACTTTCAGGCTTCATGCCCTGCGCGGCACAATCGCCGCGTTCATGGCCACCTGTTTTTTCTGGGGATTGGCTCGCGTTCCGCTTGCCGAAGCGATTGCTCTGTCCTTCATTGCACCGCTGATTACACTTTATCTGGCTGCGGTTTTGCTGGGAGAGAAAATCAGCCGGGGCGCGATTTTTGCGACCATCCTCGGCTTTCTGGGTGTTCTTGTCATTCTCTCGGCGCGGGTGACGGGCGATTATCAGCCAGAAGTCCTGAAAGGCAGTGCAGCAATTCTGGTCTCTGCTGTTTTGTATGCCTATAATCTGGTGCTCCAGCGCAAGCAGGCTCAACTTGCATCGCCGATCGAAATTGTCTTTTTCCAGAACCTGACAGCGGGTGCTGTGCTTTTACTTGCCGCTCCCTGGCTCGCGGTCGTGCCTGCGGTTTCCCACGCGCCCGCAATTGTCGGGTCTACGGTATTGGCCATAGTCTCGCTGCTCTTGCTGTCATGGGCCTATGCACGGGCAGAAGCGCAAGTGCTTGTCTCGGTTGAATATACGGCCTTTGTCTGGGCGGCCATTTTCGGCTGGTATTTCTTCAGCGAGGCCGTTTCGCTCGCGACACTCATCGGGACTGTTCTGATTGTTGGTGGATGCTTCATTGCGGCGCGACAGAAGTCCGGTTCCAAGCCGTCCCATGTGGAGGTTGTGGCTTTGTGA
- a CDS encoding vgr related protein, with protein sequence MSSRSLTVAETVLARSVFGDAIDYSRVKVFARKWWPFQPRQVAMAPDGNLWLSPKGSLYCDDFCQSPIERQGLFIHEMAHVWQHQQGVNLIVKRHPFCRYGYTLRPGWALQRYGIEQQAEIVRHAFLLRNGIHLEGKPPLATYRKMLPFNMA encoded by the coding sequence ATGAGCAGCCGTTCCCTGACGGTGGCGGAAACAGTGCTGGCCCGAAGCGTCTTTGGCGATGCGATCGACTATTCAAGGGTCAAGGTCTTTGCGCGCAAATGGTGGCCGTTCCAACCGCGGCAGGTTGCCATGGCTCCGGATGGTAACCTCTGGCTCAGCCCCAAGGGCTCCCTCTATTGCGACGATTTCTGCCAAAGTCCGATTGAACGTCAGGGTCTGTTCATCCACGAAATGGCGCATGTCTGGCAGCATCAACAGGGCGTGAACCTGATTGTCAAAAGGCACCCGTTCTGCCGCTACGGCTATACCCTGCGCCCGGGATGGGCACTCCAGCGATATGGGATTGAGCAGCAGGCCGAGATCGTCCGCCATGCCTTCCTGCTCCGGAACGGTATCCATTTGGAGGGGAAGCCGCCTCTTGCCACTTACAGAAAAATGCTGCCCTTCAATATGGCCTGA
- a CDS encoding GNAT family N-acetyltransferase, translating to MTSAKIAIRSAWVEDAPAIASIYAHHVLNGTASFDTVPRTEAETAERISWISGQGWPFVVAELDGKVLGYAYATQFRDRPAYAATCENSIYLHPEWIGQGIGRLLLTELIDRARECGFKQMIAVVGGGEPASVGLHQKLGFEHAGRMKSVGHKFGRWLDTVYMQLPLSGVS from the coding sequence ATGACATCCGCCAAAATCGCGATCCGTTCGGCCTGGGTCGAGGACGCGCCCGCTATCGCATCCATTTATGCACATCATGTGCTGAATGGCACGGCCAGCTTCGATACTGTGCCGCGCACAGAGGCCGAAACGGCTGAGCGGATAAGCTGGATTTCCGGACAGGGCTGGCCATTTGTTGTCGCGGAATTGGATGGAAAAGTGCTCGGCTATGCCTATGCGACCCAGTTTCGTGATCGACCGGCCTATGCTGCAACATGCGAAAACTCGATCTACCTCCATCCCGAATGGATCGGTCAGGGCATTGGTCGCTTGCTGCTTACCGAGCTGATCGATCGCGCGCGTGAATGCGGCTTCAAACAGATGATTGCCGTTGTTGGTGGTGGCGAACCAGCGTCAGTCGGGCTTCACCAAAAACTTGGATTTGAGCATGCCGGGCGGATGAAATCCGTGGGCCACAAGTTCGGTCGCTGGCTCGATACGGTCTACATGCAATTGCCGCTGAGTGGCGTGTCCTGA
- a CDS encoding alpha/beta fold hydrolase, with the protein MTNLNGQTFVLVHGAWHGGWCWRDVAARLRARGALVHTPTLTGLGAKKHLRAAYQGLQTFIRDVAAVIETEELQDVVLVGHSFGGMVITGVADRLPDRIKRLVYLDAFAPNDGQSVVTCAPGASSEAMDRLRRSLESQAKDGEWIAPPPAELVGLHLATPELREWDLRNMTEQPLSSFVEPLPLANGRPQIPSTYIVCDNPPMPGTPFVAHHREVVAGTYGPQWTARRIETGHMAMITALDETVALLAEAASG; encoded by the coding sequence ATGACAAACCTCAATGGTCAGACTTTCGTCCTCGTCCACGGGGCATGGCACGGTGGTTGGTGCTGGCGCGATGTCGCGGCGCGGCTGCGCGCTCGCGGTGCCCTGGTCCATACTCCAACGCTGACCGGGCTCGGGGCCAAGAAACATCTCCGCGCTGCATATCAAGGGCTGCAAACCTTCATCAGAGACGTTGCCGCCGTTATCGAAACCGAAGAATTGCAAGACGTTGTGTTGGTCGGTCACAGCTTTGGCGGAATGGTCATCACAGGTGTGGCAGACCGGCTGCCAGACCGCATCAAGCGGCTGGTCTATCTCGATGCCTTTGCACCCAATGATGGCCAGTCAGTCGTTACATGCGCGCCGGGTGCCAGTTCGGAGGCAATGGACCGCCTGCGTCGTTCGCTCGAATCTCAGGCCAAGGACGGCGAATGGATTGCCCCGCCACCTGCCGAACTGGTTGGACTCCATTTGGCGACCCCGGAATTGCGCGAGTGGGACTTGCGCAACATGACAGAGCAGCCGCTTTCAAGTTTTGTCGAACCCCTGCCCCTTGCAAACGGTCGACCGCAGATACCTTCGACTTATATTGTCTGTGACAATCCGCCGATGCCGGGCACGCCATTTGTGGCACACCATAGGGAAGTGGTGGCAGGCACCTATGGGCCGCAATGGACGGCCCGCCGCATCGAGACCGGCCATATGGCCATGATCACAGCGCTGGATGAGACCGTTGCGCTGCTGGCTGAAGCCGCTTCAGGCTGA
- a CDS encoding response regulator — MNEVTQVLVVDDEMQIRRLLCAALRRSGYQPLEAATAREAAHLNELYHPVAALVDLGLPDRDGLELVSLLTKGSACAVIVISARDGTSEKVAALDLGATDYVTKPFDTEELLARLRSALRRTQNAEQELTRVMFADVEVDLSSRLVKKSGLEVHLTPKEYALLSALAARPGRVITHSNLLKAIWGPAHVDDIEYLRVTARALRLKLEPVPSRPQFIRNEPGVGYRLCQ, encoded by the coding sequence GTGAATGAAGTGACCCAAGTCCTTGTTGTCGACGACGAAATGCAGATTAGGCGCCTACTTTGTGCGGCGCTACGACGTTCCGGTTATCAGCCGCTTGAAGCGGCGACGGCTCGCGAGGCGGCACATTTGAACGAGCTTTATCACCCTGTCGCTGCACTTGTAGACCTCGGTCTTCCCGATCGCGACGGGCTAGAGCTGGTTTCATTGCTCACGAAGGGATCAGCCTGTGCAGTCATTGTCATTTCAGCGCGAGATGGGACAAGCGAAAAGGTTGCCGCACTGGACCTTGGCGCAACAGATTATGTGACCAAACCATTCGACACCGAAGAGCTGCTCGCTCGCCTCCGTTCCGCGCTCCGCCGAACACAAAACGCCGAGCAGGAGCTTACGCGTGTCATGTTTGCAGATGTCGAGGTCGACCTTTCCTCTAGGCTGGTGAAGAAGTCCGGGCTTGAGGTGCATCTCACCCCGAAAGAATATGCACTTCTATCCGCGCTAGCCGCACGCCCTGGCCGCGTCATAACACATTCCAACCTCCTAAAGGCAATTTGGGGGCCTGCGCATGTTGACGACATAGAATATTTGCGAGTCACGGCACGCGCGCTGCGGCTCAAGTTGGAACCCGTTCCAAGCCGCCCCCAATTTATTAGGAATGAACCAGGTGTCGGGTACCGGTTGTGTCAGTAG
- a CDS encoding GNAT family N-acetyltransferase — MTLSIRAAKKDDIGLIFRFICDLAEYERLRHEVYADVDMLGQYLFGQRPMAEVLIGEIDGVPKGFALFFHNFSTFEGRPGLYLEDLFVDPEARGSGLGKALLSRLARIALDRGCARFEWAVLDWNEPAIAFYRSIGARPMDEWTVQRLDGEALKQLAEQ, encoded by the coding sequence ATGACATTATCTATTCGCGCAGCCAAGAAAGACGACATTGGCCTGATCTTTCGATTTATCTGTGACCTAGCCGAGTATGAAAGGCTTCGACACGAGGTTTATGCTGATGTCGATATGCTTGGCCAATATCTTTTCGGACAGCGCCCGATGGCGGAAGTGCTCATTGGTGAAATCGATGGCGTGCCAAAGGGCTTCGCGCTCTTCTTCCATAACTTCTCTACGTTCGAGGGGAGACCCGGGCTTTATCTTGAAGATCTGTTCGTCGATCCCGAGGCGCGTGGATCGGGCCTGGGCAAGGCTCTCCTCTCTCGCCTTGCCCGGATTGCGCTCGACCGCGGCTGCGCGCGCTTCGAGTGGGCGGTGCTCGACTGGAATGAACCCGCGATTGCATTTTATAGATCAATCGGGGCAAGGCCTATGGATGAATGGACAGTGCAGCGCCTTGATGGCGAAGCGCTGAAGCAGTTGGCGGAACAATGA